The Numenius arquata chromosome 7, bNumArq3.hap1.1, whole genome shotgun sequence genome has a window encoding:
- the SYNCRIP gene encoding heterogeneous nuclear ribonucleoprotein Q isoform X6, producing MDTSAAVTHSEHFQTLLDAGLPQKVAEKLDEIYVAGLVAHSDLDERAIEALKEFNEEGALAVLQQFKDSDLSHVQNKSAFLCGVMKTYRQREKQGTKVADSSKGPDEAKIKIFVGKIPRDLFEDELVPLFEKAGPIWDLRLMMDPLTGLNRGYAFVTFCTKEAAQEAVKLYNNHEIRSGKHIGVCISVANNRLFVGSIPKSKTKEQIVEEFSKVTEGLTDVILYHQPDDKKKNRGFCFLEYEDHKTAAQARRRLMSGKVKVWGNVVTVEWADPIEDPDPEVMAKVKVLFVRNLANTVTEEILEKAFSQFGKLERVKKLKDYAFIHFDERDGAVKAMEEMNGKDLEGENIEIVFAKPPDQKRKERKAQRQAAKNQMYDDYYYYGPPHMPPPTRGRGRGGRGGYGYPPDYYGYEDYYDYYGYDYHNYRGGYEDPYYGYEDFQVGARGRGGRGARGAAPSRGRGAAPPRGRAGYAQRGGPGSARGVRGARGGAQQQRGRGVRGARGGRGGNVGGKRKADGYNQPDSKRRQTNNQNWGSQPIAQQPLQGGDHSGNYGYKSENQEFYQDSFGQQWK from the exons ggCTAGTTGCACATAGTGATCTAGATGAAAGAGCTATTGAAGCTTTAAAGGAATTTAATGAAGAAGGTGCATTGGCAGTGCTTCAGCAGTTTAAAGACAGTGATCTCTCACATGTTCAG AACAAAAGTGCCTTTTTATGTGGAGTCATGAAGACATACAGGCAGAGGGAAAAACAGGGGACCAAGGTGGCAGATTCTAGCAAAGGACCAGATGAGGCAAAAATTAAG ATATTCGTGGGCAAGATTCCAAGAGACTTGTTTGAAGATGAACTTGTTCCATTATTTGAGAAAGCTGGCCCTATATGGGATCTCCGCTTAATGATGGATCCACTAACGGGTCTAAATAGAGGATATGCTTTTGTCACTTTTTGTACTAAAGAGGCAGCTCAGGAAGCTGTTAAACTG tacaaCAACCATGAAATTCGTTCTGGAAAACACATTGGTGTATGCATCTCTGTTGCCAATAATAGGCTTTTTGTTGGTTCTATTCCTAAGAGTAAAACCAAGGAGCAGATTGTTGAAGAATTTAGCAAAGTAACAG AGGGTCTTACAGATGTCATATTGTATCATCAGCCTGATGACAAGAAAAAGAACCGGGGTTTCTGTTTCCTTGAATATGAAGATCACAAAACTGCTGCTCAAGCCAGACGTAGGTTAATGAGCGGCAAAGTGAAAGTCTGGGGAAATGTTGTTACAGTTGAATGGGCTGACCCTATAGAAGATCCAGATCCTGAAGTCATGGCAAAG gtAAAAGTTTTGTTTGTACGCAATCTTGCCAATACCGTAACGGAGGAGATACTAGAAAAGGCCTTCAGTCAGTTTGGAAAGCTAGAGCGAGTGAAGAAGCTAAAAGATTATGCTTTCATTCATTTCGATGAACGGGATGGTGCTGTAAAG GCAATGGAAGAAATGAATGGCAAAGATTTAGAGGGAGAAAACATTGAAATTGTTTTTGCTAAGCCACCagatcaaaaaaggaaagaacggAAAGCTCAGAGACAAGCGGCTAAAAATCAGAT gtATGATGATTACTACTATTACGGTCCACCTCATATGCCCCCTCCAACAAGAGGTCGAGGCCGAGGAGGCAGAGGTGGTTACGGATATCCCCCTGACTATTACGGCTATGAagattattatgattattatggCTATGACTACCATAACTATCGTGGTGGATATGAAGATCCTTACTATGGTTATGAAGATTTTCAAGTTGGAGCTAGAGGAAGGGGTGGTAGAGGAGCAAGGGGTGCTGCTCCATCCAGAGGTCGCGGGGCTGCTCCTCCCCGTGGCAGAGCCGGTTATGCACAGAGAGGTGGTCCTGGATCAGCAAGAGGCGTTCGTGGTGCGAGAGGAGGTGCCCAGCAACAAAGAGGCCGCGGGGTACGTGGTGCGAGGGGTGGCCGCGGTGGAAATGTAGGAGGAAAGCGCAAAGCTGATGGGTACAACCAGCCAGATTCCAAGCGGCGCCAGACCAATAATCAGAACTGGGGCTCCCAACCCATTGCTCAGCAACCGCTCCAAGGTGGTGATCATTCTGGTAACTATGGTTACAAATCTGAAAACCAGGAGTTTTATCAGGATTCTTTTGGGCAACAGTGGAAATAG
- the SYNCRIP gene encoding heterogeneous nuclear ribonucleoprotein Q isoform X2, which yields MATEHVNGNGTEEPMDTSAAVTHSEHFQTLLDAGLPQKVAEKLDEIYVAGLVAHSDLDERAIEALKEFNEEGALAVLQQFKDSDLSHVQNKSAFLCGVMKTYRQREKQGTKVADSSKGPDEAKIKALLERTGYTLDVTTGQRKYGGPPPESVYSGQQPSVGTEIFVGKIPRDLFEDELVPLFEKAGPIWDLRLMMDPLTGLNRGYAFVTFCTKEAAQEAVKLYNNHEIRSGKHIGVCISVANNRLFVGSIPKSKTKEQIVEEFSKVTEGLTDVILYHQPDDKKKNRGFCFLEYEDHKTAAQARRRLMSGKVKVWGNVVTVEWADPIEDPDPEVMAKVKVLFVRNLANTVTEEILEKAFSQFGKLERVKKLKDYAFIHFDERDGAVKAMEEMNGKDLEGENIEIVFAKPPDQKRKERKAQRQAAKNQMYDDYYYYGPPHMPPPTRGRGRGGRGGYGYPPDYYGYEDYYDYYGYDYHNYRGGYEDPYYGYEDFQVGARGRGGRGARGAAPSRGRGAAPPRGRAGYAQRGGPGSARGVRGARGGAQQQRGRGVRGARGGRGGNVGGKRKADGYNQPDSKRRQTNNQNWGSQPIAQQPLQAGKRGRGRS from the exons ggCTAGTTGCACATAGTGATCTAGATGAAAGAGCTATTGAAGCTTTAAAGGAATTTAATGAAGAAGGTGCATTGGCAGTGCTTCAGCAGTTTAAAGACAGTGATCTCTCACATGTTCAG AACAAAAGTGCCTTTTTATGTGGAGTCATGAAGACATACAGGCAGAGGGAAAAACAGGGGACCAAGGTGGCAGATTCTAGCAAAGGACCAGATGAGGCAAAAATTAAG GCACTCTTGGAGAGAACCGGCTACACTCTTGATGTGACTACTGGACAGAGAAAGTATGGTGGTCCCCCTCCAGAGTCTGTATATTCAGGACAACAACCTTCTGTTGGTACAGAG ATATTCGTGGGCAAGATTCCAAGAGACTTGTTTGAAGATGAACTTGTTCCATTATTTGAGAAAGCTGGCCCTATATGGGATCTCCGCTTAATGATGGATCCACTAACGGGTCTAAATAGAGGATATGCTTTTGTCACTTTTTGTACTAAAGAGGCAGCTCAGGAAGCTGTTAAACTG tacaaCAACCATGAAATTCGTTCTGGAAAACACATTGGTGTATGCATCTCTGTTGCCAATAATAGGCTTTTTGTTGGTTCTATTCCTAAGAGTAAAACCAAGGAGCAGATTGTTGAAGAATTTAGCAAAGTAACAG AGGGTCTTACAGATGTCATATTGTATCATCAGCCTGATGACAAGAAAAAGAACCGGGGTTTCTGTTTCCTTGAATATGAAGATCACAAAACTGCTGCTCAAGCCAGACGTAGGTTAATGAGCGGCAAAGTGAAAGTCTGGGGAAATGTTGTTACAGTTGAATGGGCTGACCCTATAGAAGATCCAGATCCTGAAGTCATGGCAAAG gtAAAAGTTTTGTTTGTACGCAATCTTGCCAATACCGTAACGGAGGAGATACTAGAAAAGGCCTTCAGTCAGTTTGGAAAGCTAGAGCGAGTGAAGAAGCTAAAAGATTATGCTTTCATTCATTTCGATGAACGGGATGGTGCTGTAAAG GCAATGGAAGAAATGAATGGCAAAGATTTAGAGGGAGAAAACATTGAAATTGTTTTTGCTAAGCCACCagatcaaaaaaggaaagaacggAAAGCTCAGAGACAAGCGGCTAAAAATCAGAT gtATGATGATTACTACTATTACGGTCCACCTCATATGCCCCCTCCAACAAGAGGTCGAGGCCGAGGAGGCAGAGGTGGTTACGGATATCCCCCTGACTATTACGGCTATGAagattattatgattattatggCTATGACTACCATAACTATCGTGGTGGATATGAAGATCCTTACTATGGTTATGAAGATTTTCAAGTTGGAGCTAGAGGAAGGGGTGGTAGAGGAGCAAGGGGTGCTGCTCCATCCAGAGGTCGCGGGGCTGCTCCTCCCCGTGGCAGAGCCGGTTATGCACAGAGAGGTGGTCCTGGATCAGCAAGAGGCGTTCGTGGTGCGAGAGGAGGTGCCCAGCAACAAAGAGGCCGCGGGGTACGTGGTGCGAGGGGTGGCCGCGGTGGAAATGTAGGAGGAAAGCGCAAAGCTGATGGGTACAACCAGCCAGATTCCAAGCGGCGCCAGACCAATAATCAGAACTGGGGCTCCCAACCCATTGCTCAGCAACCGCTCCAAG CAGGGAAAAGGGGTCGAGGCCGGTCCTGA
- the SYNCRIP gene encoding heterogeneous nuclear ribonucleoprotein Q isoform X3 → MATEHVNGNGTEEPMDTSAAVTHSEHFQTLLDAGLPQKVAEKLDEIYVAGLVAHSDLDERAIEALKEFNEEGALAVLQQFKDSDLSHVQNKSAFLCGVMKTYRQREKQGTKVADSSKGPDEAKIKALLERTGYTLDVTTGQRKYGGPPPESVYSGQQPSVGTEIFVGKIPRDLFEDELVPLFEKAGPIWDLRLMMDPLTGLNRGYAFVTFCTKEAAQEAVKLYNNHEIRSGKHIGVCISVANNRLFVGSIPKSKTKEQIVEEFSKVTEGLTDVILYHQPDDKKKNRGFCFLEYEDHKTAAQVKVLFVRNLANTVTEEILEKAFSQFGKLERVKKLKDYAFIHFDERDGAVKAMEEMNGKDLEGENIEIVFAKPPDQKRKERKAQRQAAKNQMYDDYYYYGPPHMPPPTRGRGRGGRGGYGYPPDYYGYEDYYDYYGYDYHNYRGGYEDPYYGYEDFQVGARGRGGRGARGAAPSRGRGAAPPRGRAGYAQRGGPGSARGVRGARGGAQQQRGRGVRGARGGRGGNVGGKRKADGYNQPDSKRRQTNNQNWGSQPIAQQPLQGGDHSGNYGYKSENQEFYQDSFGQQWK, encoded by the exons ggCTAGTTGCACATAGTGATCTAGATGAAAGAGCTATTGAAGCTTTAAAGGAATTTAATGAAGAAGGTGCATTGGCAGTGCTTCAGCAGTTTAAAGACAGTGATCTCTCACATGTTCAG AACAAAAGTGCCTTTTTATGTGGAGTCATGAAGACATACAGGCAGAGGGAAAAACAGGGGACCAAGGTGGCAGATTCTAGCAAAGGACCAGATGAGGCAAAAATTAAG GCACTCTTGGAGAGAACCGGCTACACTCTTGATGTGACTACTGGACAGAGAAAGTATGGTGGTCCCCCTCCAGAGTCTGTATATTCAGGACAACAACCTTCTGTTGGTACAGAG ATATTCGTGGGCAAGATTCCAAGAGACTTGTTTGAAGATGAACTTGTTCCATTATTTGAGAAAGCTGGCCCTATATGGGATCTCCGCTTAATGATGGATCCACTAACGGGTCTAAATAGAGGATATGCTTTTGTCACTTTTTGTACTAAAGAGGCAGCTCAGGAAGCTGTTAAACTG tacaaCAACCATGAAATTCGTTCTGGAAAACACATTGGTGTATGCATCTCTGTTGCCAATAATAGGCTTTTTGTTGGTTCTATTCCTAAGAGTAAAACCAAGGAGCAGATTGTTGAAGAATTTAGCAAAGTAACAG AGGGTCTTACAGATGTCATATTGTATCATCAGCCTGATGACAAGAAAAAGAACCGGGGTTTCTGTTTCCTTGAATATGAAGATCACAAAACTGCTGCTCAA gtAAAAGTTTTGTTTGTACGCAATCTTGCCAATACCGTAACGGAGGAGATACTAGAAAAGGCCTTCAGTCAGTTTGGAAAGCTAGAGCGAGTGAAGAAGCTAAAAGATTATGCTTTCATTCATTTCGATGAACGGGATGGTGCTGTAAAG GCAATGGAAGAAATGAATGGCAAAGATTTAGAGGGAGAAAACATTGAAATTGTTTTTGCTAAGCCACCagatcaaaaaaggaaagaacggAAAGCTCAGAGACAAGCGGCTAAAAATCAGAT gtATGATGATTACTACTATTACGGTCCACCTCATATGCCCCCTCCAACAAGAGGTCGAGGCCGAGGAGGCAGAGGTGGTTACGGATATCCCCCTGACTATTACGGCTATGAagattattatgattattatggCTATGACTACCATAACTATCGTGGTGGATATGAAGATCCTTACTATGGTTATGAAGATTTTCAAGTTGGAGCTAGAGGAAGGGGTGGTAGAGGAGCAAGGGGTGCTGCTCCATCCAGAGGTCGCGGGGCTGCTCCTCCCCGTGGCAGAGCCGGTTATGCACAGAGAGGTGGTCCTGGATCAGCAAGAGGCGTTCGTGGTGCGAGAGGAGGTGCCCAGCAACAAAGAGGCCGCGGGGTACGTGGTGCGAGGGGTGGCCGCGGTGGAAATGTAGGAGGAAAGCGCAAAGCTGATGGGTACAACCAGCCAGATTCCAAGCGGCGCCAGACCAATAATCAGAACTGGGGCTCCCAACCCATTGCTCAGCAACCGCTCCAAGGTGGTGATCATTCTGGTAACTATGGTTACAAATCTGAAAACCAGGAGTTTTATCAGGATTCTTTTGGGCAACAGTGGAAATAG
- the SYNCRIP gene encoding heterogeneous nuclear ribonucleoprotein Q isoform X5 — MATEHVNGNGTEEPMDTSAAVTHSEHFQTLLDAGLPQKVAEKLDEIYVAGLVAHSDLDERAIEALKEFNEEGALAVLQQFKDSDLSHVQNKSAFLCGVMKTYRQREKQGTKVADSSKGPDEAKIKALLERTGYTLDVTTGQRKYGGPPPESVYSGQQPSVGTEIFVGKIPRDLFEDELVPLFEKAGPIWDLRLMMDPLTGLNRGYAFVTFCTKEAAQEAVKLYNNHEIRSGKHIGVCISVANNRLFVGSIPKSKTKEQIVEEFSKVTEGLTDVILYHQPDDKKKNRGFCFLEYEDHKTAAQVKVLFVRNLANTVTEEILEKAFSQFGKLERVKKLKDYAFIHFDERDGAVKAMEEMNGKDLEGENIEIVFAKPPDQKRKERKAQRQAAKNQMYDDYYYYGPPHMPPPTRGRGRGGRGGYGYPPDYYGYEDYYDYYGYDYHNYRGGYEDPYYGYEDFQVGARGRGGRGARGAAPSRGRGAAPPRGRAGYAQRGGPGSARGVRGARGGAQQQRGRGQGKGVEAGPDLLQ; from the exons ggCTAGTTGCACATAGTGATCTAGATGAAAGAGCTATTGAAGCTTTAAAGGAATTTAATGAAGAAGGTGCATTGGCAGTGCTTCAGCAGTTTAAAGACAGTGATCTCTCACATGTTCAG AACAAAAGTGCCTTTTTATGTGGAGTCATGAAGACATACAGGCAGAGGGAAAAACAGGGGACCAAGGTGGCAGATTCTAGCAAAGGACCAGATGAGGCAAAAATTAAG GCACTCTTGGAGAGAACCGGCTACACTCTTGATGTGACTACTGGACAGAGAAAGTATGGTGGTCCCCCTCCAGAGTCTGTATATTCAGGACAACAACCTTCTGTTGGTACAGAG ATATTCGTGGGCAAGATTCCAAGAGACTTGTTTGAAGATGAACTTGTTCCATTATTTGAGAAAGCTGGCCCTATATGGGATCTCCGCTTAATGATGGATCCACTAACGGGTCTAAATAGAGGATATGCTTTTGTCACTTTTTGTACTAAAGAGGCAGCTCAGGAAGCTGTTAAACTG tacaaCAACCATGAAATTCGTTCTGGAAAACACATTGGTGTATGCATCTCTGTTGCCAATAATAGGCTTTTTGTTGGTTCTATTCCTAAGAGTAAAACCAAGGAGCAGATTGTTGAAGAATTTAGCAAAGTAACAG AGGGTCTTACAGATGTCATATTGTATCATCAGCCTGATGACAAGAAAAAGAACCGGGGTTTCTGTTTCCTTGAATATGAAGATCACAAAACTGCTGCTCAA gtAAAAGTTTTGTTTGTACGCAATCTTGCCAATACCGTAACGGAGGAGATACTAGAAAAGGCCTTCAGTCAGTTTGGAAAGCTAGAGCGAGTGAAGAAGCTAAAAGATTATGCTTTCATTCATTTCGATGAACGGGATGGTGCTGTAAAG GCAATGGAAGAAATGAATGGCAAAGATTTAGAGGGAGAAAACATTGAAATTGTTTTTGCTAAGCCACCagatcaaaaaaggaaagaacggAAAGCTCAGAGACAAGCGGCTAAAAATCAGAT gtATGATGATTACTACTATTACGGTCCACCTCATATGCCCCCTCCAACAAGAGGTCGAGGCCGAGGAGGCAGAGGTGGTTACGGATATCCCCCTGACTATTACGGCTATGAagattattatgattattatggCTATGACTACCATAACTATCGTGGTGGATATGAAGATCCTTACTATGGTTATGAAGATTTTCAAGTTGGAGCTAGAGGAAGGGGTGGTAGAGGAGCAAGGGGTGCTGCTCCATCCAGAGGTCGCGGGGCTGCTCCTCCCCGTGGCAGAGCCGGTTATGCACAGAGAGGTGGTCCTGGATCAGCAAGAGGCGTTCGTGGTGCGAGAGGAGGTGCCCAGCAACAAAGAGGCCGCGGG CAGGGAAAAGGGGTCGAGGCCGGTCCTGACCTGTTACAATGA
- the SYNCRIP gene encoding heterogeneous nuclear ribonucleoprotein Q isoform X4, with protein sequence MATEHVNGNGTEEPMDTSAAVTHSEHFQTLLDAGLPQKVAEKLDEIYVAGLVAHSDLDERAIEALKEFNEEGALAVLQQFKDSDLSHVQNKSAFLCGVMKTYRQREKQGTKVADSSKGPDEAKIKALLERTGYTLDVTTGQRKYGGPPPESVYSGQQPSVGTEIFVGKIPRDLFEDELVPLFEKAGPIWDLRLMMDPLTGLNRGYAFVTFCTKEAAQEAVKLYNNHEIRSGKHIGVCISVANNRLFVGSIPKSKTKEQIVEEFSKVTEGLTDVILYHQPDDKKKNRGFCFLEYEDHKTAAQARRRLMSGKVKVWGNVVTVEWADPIEDPDPEVMAKVKVLFVRNLANTVTEEILEKAFSQFGKLERVKKLKDYAFIHFDERDGAVKAMEEMNGKDLEGENIEIVFAKPPDQKRKERKAQRQAAKNQMYDDYYYYGPPHMPPPTRGRGRGGRGGYGYPPDYYGYEDYYDYYGYDYHNYRGGYEDPYYGYEDFQVGARGRGGRGARGAAPSRGRGAAPPRGRAGYAQRGGPGSARGVRGARGGAQQQRGRGQGKGVEAGPDLLQ encoded by the exons ggCTAGTTGCACATAGTGATCTAGATGAAAGAGCTATTGAAGCTTTAAAGGAATTTAATGAAGAAGGTGCATTGGCAGTGCTTCAGCAGTTTAAAGACAGTGATCTCTCACATGTTCAG AACAAAAGTGCCTTTTTATGTGGAGTCATGAAGACATACAGGCAGAGGGAAAAACAGGGGACCAAGGTGGCAGATTCTAGCAAAGGACCAGATGAGGCAAAAATTAAG GCACTCTTGGAGAGAACCGGCTACACTCTTGATGTGACTACTGGACAGAGAAAGTATGGTGGTCCCCCTCCAGAGTCTGTATATTCAGGACAACAACCTTCTGTTGGTACAGAG ATATTCGTGGGCAAGATTCCAAGAGACTTGTTTGAAGATGAACTTGTTCCATTATTTGAGAAAGCTGGCCCTATATGGGATCTCCGCTTAATGATGGATCCACTAACGGGTCTAAATAGAGGATATGCTTTTGTCACTTTTTGTACTAAAGAGGCAGCTCAGGAAGCTGTTAAACTG tacaaCAACCATGAAATTCGTTCTGGAAAACACATTGGTGTATGCATCTCTGTTGCCAATAATAGGCTTTTTGTTGGTTCTATTCCTAAGAGTAAAACCAAGGAGCAGATTGTTGAAGAATTTAGCAAAGTAACAG AGGGTCTTACAGATGTCATATTGTATCATCAGCCTGATGACAAGAAAAAGAACCGGGGTTTCTGTTTCCTTGAATATGAAGATCACAAAACTGCTGCTCAAGCCAGACGTAGGTTAATGAGCGGCAAAGTGAAAGTCTGGGGAAATGTTGTTACAGTTGAATGGGCTGACCCTATAGAAGATCCAGATCCTGAAGTCATGGCAAAG gtAAAAGTTTTGTTTGTACGCAATCTTGCCAATACCGTAACGGAGGAGATACTAGAAAAGGCCTTCAGTCAGTTTGGAAAGCTAGAGCGAGTGAAGAAGCTAAAAGATTATGCTTTCATTCATTTCGATGAACGGGATGGTGCTGTAAAG GCAATGGAAGAAATGAATGGCAAAGATTTAGAGGGAGAAAACATTGAAATTGTTTTTGCTAAGCCACCagatcaaaaaaggaaagaacggAAAGCTCAGAGACAAGCGGCTAAAAATCAGAT gtATGATGATTACTACTATTACGGTCCACCTCATATGCCCCCTCCAACAAGAGGTCGAGGCCGAGGAGGCAGAGGTGGTTACGGATATCCCCCTGACTATTACGGCTATGAagattattatgattattatggCTATGACTACCATAACTATCGTGGTGGATATGAAGATCCTTACTATGGTTATGAAGATTTTCAAGTTGGAGCTAGAGGAAGGGGTGGTAGAGGAGCAAGGGGTGCTGCTCCATCCAGAGGTCGCGGGGCTGCTCCTCCCCGTGGCAGAGCCGGTTATGCACAGAGAGGTGGTCCTGGATCAGCAAGAGGCGTTCGTGGTGCGAGAGGAGGTGCCCAGCAACAAAGAGGCCGCGGG CAGGGAAAAGGGGTCGAGGCCGGTCCTGACCTGTTACAATGA
- the SYNCRIP gene encoding heterogeneous nuclear ribonucleoprotein Q isoform X1, translating to MATEHVNGNGTEEPMDTSAAVTHSEHFQTLLDAGLPQKVAEKLDEIYVAGLVAHSDLDERAIEALKEFNEEGALAVLQQFKDSDLSHVQNKSAFLCGVMKTYRQREKQGTKVADSSKGPDEAKIKALLERTGYTLDVTTGQRKYGGPPPESVYSGQQPSVGTEIFVGKIPRDLFEDELVPLFEKAGPIWDLRLMMDPLTGLNRGYAFVTFCTKEAAQEAVKLYNNHEIRSGKHIGVCISVANNRLFVGSIPKSKTKEQIVEEFSKVTEGLTDVILYHQPDDKKKNRGFCFLEYEDHKTAAQARRRLMSGKVKVWGNVVTVEWADPIEDPDPEVMAKVKVLFVRNLANTVTEEILEKAFSQFGKLERVKKLKDYAFIHFDERDGAVKAMEEMNGKDLEGENIEIVFAKPPDQKRKERKAQRQAAKNQMYDDYYYYGPPHMPPPTRGRGRGGRGGYGYPPDYYGYEDYYDYYGYDYHNYRGGYEDPYYGYEDFQVGARGRGGRGARGAAPSRGRGAAPPRGRAGYAQRGGPGSARGVRGARGGAQQQRGRGVRGARGGRGGNVGGKRKADGYNQPDSKRRQTNNQNWGSQPIAQQPLQGGDHSGNYGYKSENQEFYQDSFGQQWK from the exons ggCTAGTTGCACATAGTGATCTAGATGAAAGAGCTATTGAAGCTTTAAAGGAATTTAATGAAGAAGGTGCATTGGCAGTGCTTCAGCAGTTTAAAGACAGTGATCTCTCACATGTTCAG AACAAAAGTGCCTTTTTATGTGGAGTCATGAAGACATACAGGCAGAGGGAAAAACAGGGGACCAAGGTGGCAGATTCTAGCAAAGGACCAGATGAGGCAAAAATTAAG GCACTCTTGGAGAGAACCGGCTACACTCTTGATGTGACTACTGGACAGAGAAAGTATGGTGGTCCCCCTCCAGAGTCTGTATATTCAGGACAACAACCTTCTGTTGGTACAGAG ATATTCGTGGGCAAGATTCCAAGAGACTTGTTTGAAGATGAACTTGTTCCATTATTTGAGAAAGCTGGCCCTATATGGGATCTCCGCTTAATGATGGATCCACTAACGGGTCTAAATAGAGGATATGCTTTTGTCACTTTTTGTACTAAAGAGGCAGCTCAGGAAGCTGTTAAACTG tacaaCAACCATGAAATTCGTTCTGGAAAACACATTGGTGTATGCATCTCTGTTGCCAATAATAGGCTTTTTGTTGGTTCTATTCCTAAGAGTAAAACCAAGGAGCAGATTGTTGAAGAATTTAGCAAAGTAACAG AGGGTCTTACAGATGTCATATTGTATCATCAGCCTGATGACAAGAAAAAGAACCGGGGTTTCTGTTTCCTTGAATATGAAGATCACAAAACTGCTGCTCAAGCCAGACGTAGGTTAATGAGCGGCAAAGTGAAAGTCTGGGGAAATGTTGTTACAGTTGAATGGGCTGACCCTATAGAAGATCCAGATCCTGAAGTCATGGCAAAG gtAAAAGTTTTGTTTGTACGCAATCTTGCCAATACCGTAACGGAGGAGATACTAGAAAAGGCCTTCAGTCAGTTTGGAAAGCTAGAGCGAGTGAAGAAGCTAAAAGATTATGCTTTCATTCATTTCGATGAACGGGATGGTGCTGTAAAG GCAATGGAAGAAATGAATGGCAAAGATTTAGAGGGAGAAAACATTGAAATTGTTTTTGCTAAGCCACCagatcaaaaaaggaaagaacggAAAGCTCAGAGACAAGCGGCTAAAAATCAGAT gtATGATGATTACTACTATTACGGTCCACCTCATATGCCCCCTCCAACAAGAGGTCGAGGCCGAGGAGGCAGAGGTGGTTACGGATATCCCCCTGACTATTACGGCTATGAagattattatgattattatggCTATGACTACCATAACTATCGTGGTGGATATGAAGATCCTTACTATGGTTATGAAGATTTTCAAGTTGGAGCTAGAGGAAGGGGTGGTAGAGGAGCAAGGGGTGCTGCTCCATCCAGAGGTCGCGGGGCTGCTCCTCCCCGTGGCAGAGCCGGTTATGCACAGAGAGGTGGTCCTGGATCAGCAAGAGGCGTTCGTGGTGCGAGAGGAGGTGCCCAGCAACAAAGAGGCCGCGGGGTACGTGGTGCGAGGGGTGGCCGCGGTGGAAATGTAGGAGGAAAGCGCAAAGCTGATGGGTACAACCAGCCAGATTCCAAGCGGCGCCAGACCAATAATCAGAACTGGGGCTCCCAACCCATTGCTCAGCAACCGCTCCAAGGTGGTGATCATTCTGGTAACTATGGTTACAAATCTGAAAACCAGGAGTTTTATCAGGATTCTTTTGGGCAACAGTGGAAATAG